A single Strix aluco isolate bStrAlu1 chromosome 20, bStrAlu1.hap1, whole genome shotgun sequence DNA region contains:
- the NAIF1 gene encoding nuclear apoptosis-inducing factor 1 has translation MAMASPPAPPAKKRKMNFSEREVEIIVEELERGKHLLINHFNAGVPLAAKAAAWHDILRRVNAVATCHRELPEVKKKWSDLKTEVRRKVAQVRAAMEGGGESQNGNGNGPESEDPTGAATAPVILTPMQQRICNLLGEATIISLPSGDCSTGDGTEIPITASATTVTLTQIPAETTYHSLEDGVVEYCTTEAPTTVTAEAPLEMMAHQHEVSAKPQELKSRIALNSAKLLQEQRVTNLHVKEIAQHLEQQNDLLQMIRRSQEVQACAQERQAQAMEGTQAALSALIQVLRPMIKDFRRFLQSNTPSPSVTADPSQTGQQDGMIQ, from the exons ATGGCCATGGCGTCGCCCCCGGCGCCCCCGGCCAAGAAGCGGAAGATGAACTTCTCGGAGCGGGAGGTGGAGATCATCGTGGAGGAGCTAGAGCGAGGCAAGCACCTCCTCATCAACCACTTCAACGCAGGCGTGCCCCTGGCCGCCAAGGCCGCCGCCTGGCATGACATCCTGCGCCGCGTCAATGCCGTTGCCACCTGCCACCGCGAGCTGCCCGAGGTCAAGAAGAAATGGTCCGACCTCAAGACCGAGGTGCGACGCAAAGTGGCCCAAGTCCGGGCTGCCATGGAAGGGGGAGGCGAGAGCCAGAACGGCAACGGCAACGGGCCAGAGAGCGAAGACCCAACGGGCGCTGCGACCGCCCCGGTTATCCTCACCCCCATGCAGCAACGCATCTGCAACTTGCTGGGAGAAGCCACCATCATCAGTTTGCCGAGTGGGGACTGCAGCACGGGTGACGGTACCGAGATACCCATCACCGCGTCAGCCACCACGGTCACCCTGACCCAGA TTCCTGCAGAGACGACCTACCACAGTCTGGAGGACGGAGTTGTGGAGTACTGCACAACAGAAGCCCCCACCACCGTCACGGCCGAAGCACCCTTGGAGATGATGGCGCATCAACACGAAGTGTCTGCGAAACCCCAGGAGCTGAAAAGCCGAATTGCTCTGAACTCAGCCAAGCTCTTGCAGGAGCAGCGAGTGACCAACTTGCACGTGAAGGAGATCGCCCAGCACCTGGAGCAGCAGAATGACTTGCTTCAGATGATTCGGCGCTCCCAGGAGGTGCAGGCGTGCGCCCAGGAGCGACAGGCACAAGCCATGGAAGGAACACAGGCGGCACTGAGTGCCCTCATCCAGGTCCTCCGCCCCATGATTAAGGACTTCCGTCGATTTTTGCAGAGCAATACACCCAGTCCATCGGTCACCGCTGACCCCAGCCAGACAGGGCAGCAAGATGGCATGATCCAGTGA